One Vitis vinifera cultivar Pinot Noir 40024 chromosome 8, ASM3070453v1 genomic window carries:
- the LOC100256842 gene encoding peroxidase 21, which translates to MARNRRQLSDPGITFLFLALLLHFYSGTSVLQLNYYSESCPRAEEIIKQQVVNLYHKHGNTAVSWIRNLFHDCMVKSCDASLLLETARGVESEKLSSRSFGMRNFKYIDTIKKAVESECPQTVSCADIVVLSARDGFELLGGPYIEMKTGRRDSKESYATVVEDSIPNHNDSMSLVLSRFQSIGIDAEGTVALLGAHSVGRVHCVNVVNRLYPTVDPTLDPEYAEYLERRCPSPEPDPKAVQYARNDLETPMVLDNMYYKNILSHKGLLLVDQQLVSDPTTSPFVEKMADDNGYFHDQFSRALLLLSENNPLTGDDGEIRKDCRYVNV; encoded by the exons ATGGCCCGCAACAGGCGTCAACTTAGTGACCCCGGCATCACCTTTCTGTTTCTGGCGTTACTCTTACACTTCTACTCTG gcACAAGTGTTCTCCAGCTAAATTATTACTCAGAGAGCTGCCCCAGAGCCGAAGAGATCATCAAACAGCAAGTCGTCAACCTCTACCATAAGCATGGAAACACAGCTGTTTCATGGATTAGAAATCTTTTCCACGATTGCATGGTTAAG TCATGCGATGCCTCGCTCTTGCTGGAGACAGCGAGGGGCGTAGAGTCGGAGAAGCTTTCTTCCAGGAGCTTTGGGATGAGAAATTTCAAGTACATCGACACAATAAAAAAGGCTGTCGAGAGTGAGTGCCCACAGACGGTTTCCTGTGCTGATATTGTGGTCCTTTCTGCAAGAGATGGCTTTGAGTTG TTAGGAGGACCATACATTGAAATGAAGACCGGGCGACGAGACAGCAAGGAAAGCTATGCAACAGTGGTAGAAGACTCCATCCCTAATCACAATGATTCCATGTCATTAGTCCTCTCCCGCTTTCAATCCATTGGCATCGATGCCGAAGGGACTGTTGCGCTTTTAG GAGCTCACTCAGTTGGTCGAGTACACTGTGTGAATGTCGTAAATAGGCTCTACCCCACAGTGGACCCAACCTTGGATCCTGAGTATGCTGAATACCTTGAACGCCGGTGCCCTTCGCCGGAACCTGACCCAAAGGCAGTGCAGTATGCAAGGAACGATCTAGAAACGCCAATGGTGCTTGATAATATGTATTACAAGAACATTTTGAGCCACAAGGGACTACTATTAGTTGATCAACAACTCGTTTCAGACCCAACTACATCTCCCTTTGTGGAGAAGATGGCTGATGACAATGGCTACTTCCATGACCAGTTCTCTAGGGCTCTGCTCTTGTTATCTGAGAATAACCCTCTTACCGGAGACGACGGAGAGATTAGGAAGGACTGCCGCTATGTGAATGTATAG
- the LOC100267116 gene encoding L-type lectin-domain containing receptor kinase VIII.1, whose product MLILSGEFYSIIFLCLPLLLCFSGDVLTAGSTEFDFGTLTLSSLRLLGDAHLSNGSVRLTRDLAVPNSGAGRVLYSKPVRFRQPDSHVTASFSTFFSFSVINLNPSSIGGGLTFLISPDDEAVGEAGGFLGLIDMKGLSSGFVAVEFDTLMDVEFKDINGNHVGLDLNSMVSSQVGDLGAIGIDLKSGDLVNVWVEYDGSTQLFNISVSYSNLKPKEPLLSFDLDLDQYVNDFMFVGFSGSTQGSTEIHNIEWWSFSSSFDVVSATGSSSPPPPTASLMNPTANSVIPPPPPSMAPSASDSVSHTAKPSSCHNQLCKQGPGAVAGVVTAGAFLVLFAGVLIWVFSKKFKHVKKSESLASDVIKMPKEFTYKELKSATKCFNSTRIIGHGAFGTVYKGIIPDTGDIIAVKRCSHSTQGKNEFLSELSIIGSLRHRNLVRLQGWCHEKGEILLVYDLMLNGSLDKALFEARTPLPWSHRRKILMGVASALAYLHEECENQVIHRDIKTSNIMLDEGFNARLGDFGLARQIEHDKSPDATVAAGTMGYLAPEYLLTGRATDKTDVFSYGAVVLEVASGRRPIEKDTSGVGKNLVSSNLVEWVWSLHREGRLLTAADARLGGEFEEGEMRRVLMVGLSCSHPDPNARPTMRGVVQMLVGEAEVPIVPRAKPSMSFSTSHLLLSLQDSVSDFNGMITISTSSSDHSFNGGAEPV is encoded by the coding sequence ATGTTGATTCTTTCAGGCGAATTTTACAGCATTATTTTTCTCTGTTTGCCTCTGCTTCTCTGTTTCTCCGGTGATGTTCTCACCGCCGGCTCGACTGAATTCGACTTCGGGACGTTGACTCTGAGCAGTTTGAGGCTTCTCGGGGACGCTCATTTGAGTAATGGGAGCGTGAGGCTCACACGAGACCTTGCCGTTCCCAACTCCGGCGCCGGGAGGGTTCTGTATAGTAAGCCGGTGAGATTCCGTCAGCCGGACAGTCATGTTACTGCGAGTTTCTCGactttcttctccttctctgtCATAAATCTCAACCCATCTTCAATCGGCGGTGGACTCACGTTTCTCATTTCCCCGGACGACGAAGCCGTCGGTGAGGCCGGCGGATTCCTTGGACTCATCGATATGAAGGGTCTCTCCTCGGGCTTCGTTGCAGTAGAATTCGACACTCTCATGGACGTGGAGTTTAAAGACATTAATGGAAATCATGTGGGACTAGATCTGAACAGCATGGTATCTTCGCAGGTTGGCGATTTGGGAGCCATCGGAATCGATCTTAAAAGCGGCGATCTCGTGAACGTGTGGGTCGAATACGACGGGTCAACTCAGTTGTTCAACATATCAGTGTCTTACTCCAATCTCAAACCCAAAGAACCCCTTTTGTCTTTCGATCTTGATCTGGATCAGTACGTGAACGATTTCATGTTTGTTGGGTTCTCCGGGTCGACTCAGGGCAGCACAGAGATTCACAATATCGAGTGGTGGAGCTTCAGTTCATCTTTTGATGTGGTCTCGGCCACTGGGTCATCATCTCCACCAcctccaacggctagtttgatgAATCCAACGGCTAATTCAGTGATCCCACCGCCACCACCATCTATGGCTCCTTCTGCTTCTGATTCAGTCTCTCATACGGCTAAGCCGTCTTCATGCCATAACCAGCTATGTAAGCAAGGACCAGGCGCTGTTGCAGGAGTGGTAACAGCGGGAGCTTTTCTTGTTCTGTTTGCTGGTGTTCTTATCTGGGTATTCtctaaaaaattcaaacatgtGAAGAAATCCGAGTCTCTGGCGTCAGATGTCATCAAAATGCCTAAAGAATTCACCTACAAGGAGCTCAAGTCTGCAACAAAATGCTTCAATTCGACTAGAATTATCGGGCACGGCGCGTTTGGGACGGTCTATAAGGGTATAATACCGGACACAGGCGACATTATCGCGGTGAAGAGATGTAGCCATAGCACCCAGGGAAAGAACGAATTTTTGTCTGAGTTATCCATAATTGGAAGTCTCAGGCATAGGAATCTCGTCAGGCTTCAAGGTTGGTGCCACGAGAAAGGTGAAATTCTGTTGGTCTATGATTTGATGCTGAATGGGAGTCTTGATAAAGCCCTGTTTGAAGCCAGAACACCTTTGCCATGGTCCCATAGAAGAAAGATCCTAATGGGCGTTGCCTCTGCTCTGGCCTACTTGCACGAAGAATGTGAAAACCAGGTCATCCACAGAGATATCAAGACCAGCAACATAATGTTGGACGAAGGCTTCAATGCCCGGTTAGGAGATTTCGGCTTGGCAAGGCAAATTGAGCACGATAAGTCGCCGGACGCAACAGTCGCAGCCGGAACAATGGGGTACCTGGCCCCTGAGTATCTCCTCACTGGAAGAGCAACTGATAAGACCGACGTGTTCAGCTACGGAGCCGTGGTTCTAGAGGTGGCCAGTGGAAGGCGGCCCATTGAGAAAGACACAAGTGGGGTTGGAAAAAATTTAGTGAGCAGCAATTTGGTGGAATGGGTGTGGAGTTTACACAGAGAAGGAAGGCTGTTGACCGCAGCAGACGCAAGGCTTGGAGGAGAGTTCGAGGAGGGAGAAATGAGGAGGGTGCTGATGGTTGGACTGTCTTGCTCACACCCAGACCCAAACGCTAGACCCACAATGAGGGGCGTGGTCCAGATGCTGGTGGGCGAGGCTGAAGTCCCCATTGTCCCAAGAGCAAAGCCTTCCATGAGTTTCAGCACATCCCATCTCTTGCTGAGCTTGCAGGACAGTGTGTCCGACTTCAATGGCATGATCACTATCTCCACCTCCTCATCTGATCACAGCTTCAACGGAGGTGCGGAACCGGTGTGA
- the LOC100241470 gene encoding DNA-binding protein S1FA, with product MDDEFEFAEKVPPSFDRMENMVKDAEAKGFNPGLIVLLLVVGVLLVFLVGNFLLYMYAQKTLPRMKKKPVSKKKMKRERLKQGVSAPGE from the exons ATGGACGACGAGTTCGAGTTCGCGGAAAAGGTTCCTCCGTCGTTTGATCGCATG GAAAATATGGTCAAAGACGCAGAAGCCAAAGGTTTTAACCCTGGATTGATAGTGCTGCTTCTTGTTGTTGGGGTGCTATTAGTATTCCTTGTTGGGAATTTTCTTCTTTACATGTATGCACAGAAGACCCTTCCTCGGATGAAAAAGAAACCGGTCTccaagaagaagatgaagagggAGAGACTGAAGCAAGGTGTCTCAGCACCAGGGGAGTAg
- the LOC100246592 gene encoding cell number regulator 8, which yields MGNDPEESSPLLTKQVNADDKKPNPAETFAQTLPPTKPSPPVCASSFGWTADGLPLGHGSVVGEPMERTQWDSSLFACLGRNDEFCSSDLEVCLLGSMAPCVLYGGNAERLGSGAGSFANHCLPYTGLYLIGNSFFGYNCLAPWFSYPSRTAIRRKFNLEGSCEAFARSCGCCGSFVEDELQREHCETACDFATHVFCHACALCQEGRELRRRLPHPGFNAQPVLVMIPPGEQTMGRSVP from the exons ATGGGGAACGATCCTGAGGAATCAAGCCCTCTTCTCACCAAGCAAGTGAATGCTGATGATAAAAAACCTAATCCTGCCGAAACTTTTGCTCAGACTTTGCCTCCGACCAAGCCATCGCCGCCGGTGTGCGCTTCCAGCTTCGGATGGACCGCCGATGGATTGCCTTTGGGCCACGGGAGCGTGGTAGGTGAGCCGATGGAGCGGACTCAGTGGGACTCTAGCCTCTTCGCTTGCCTAGGTCGTAACGATGAGTTCTGCAGCAGCGATCTTGAAGTTT GTCTTCTTGGAAGCATGGCTCCCTGTGTGTTGTATGGAGGCAATGCTGAGAGGCTTGGATCTGGGGCCGGATCTTTTGCTAATCACTGCTTGCCTTACACTGGTTTATACCTGATTGGAAATTCCTTTTTTGGTTATAACTGCCTGGCACCTTGGTTTTCATATCCTAGCAGGACAGCCATCCGTCGGAAATTTAATCTAGAG GGCAGCTGTGAGGCATTTGCTAGATCATGTGGGTGCTGTGGAAGCTTTGTGGAGGACGAGTTGCAGCGCGAACATTGTGAGACAGCTTGTGACTTTGCAACTCATGTGTTCTGCCATGCCTGTGCCCTGTGCCAGGAAGGTCGTGAGCTGAGGCGAAGGTTGCCTCATCCTGGTTTCAATGCCCAACCAGTCTTGGTAATGATCCCTCCGGGAGAGCAGACCATGGGCCGCAGTGTGCCCTAA